From a region of the Streptacidiphilus albus JL83 genome:
- a CDS encoding GNAT family N-acetyltransferase yields MNIIIRPALDSELDAAGHLTAESFIADGHTARDGDYAQRLRDGRDRSVQAELLVAVDPASGALLGSVTFAPPGSPYADLAQEQEGEFRMLAVSAEARGRGAGEALVRGCIDRARELGLPRLVMSTQNAMVHAHRIYDRLGFVRTPERDWSPVPGVQLMTYSLDLR; encoded by the coding sequence ATGAACATCATCATCCGCCCCGCTCTCGACTCGGAGCTCGACGCCGCAGGCCATCTCACCGCCGAGTCATTCATCGCCGACGGGCACACCGCGCGCGACGGCGACTACGCACAGCGACTGCGCGACGGGCGCGACCGCTCGGTGCAGGCCGAACTGCTGGTCGCGGTGGACCCCGCGAGCGGCGCCCTGCTCGGGTCGGTGACCTTCGCCCCGCCCGGCTCGCCCTACGCGGACCTGGCCCAGGAGCAGGAGGGCGAGTTCCGGATGCTGGCCGTCTCCGCCGAGGCCCGCGGCCGGGGCGCGGGCGAGGCGCTGGTCCGCGGCTGCATCGACCGGGCCCGCGAGCTCGGCCTGCCGCGGCTGGTGATGTCCACCCAGAACGCCATGGTCCACGCCCACCGGATATACGACCGGCTGGGCTTCGTCCGCACCCCCGAACGCGACTGGTCCCCGGTCCCCGGAGTGCAACTGATGACCTATTCGCTCGACCTCCGGTAG
- a CDS encoding ribonucleoside-diphosphate reductase subunit alpha, with product MPQQAGGPGAPGTADGPGAALLRTLTERSVDLTEVDPGRVAAAALRGRSGSADYAELRGLATEAAAALIAEDPQYSRLAARLLAEEIREEASGQGATCFAASVTVGHREGLIGDATAEFVTAHADALDAVIDFTADDRFEYFGLRTVYSRYLLRHPITRQVIETPQHFLLRVACGLQIGGDTGSVAEVAELYRLMSRLEYLPSSPTLFNSGTRHPQMSSCYLLDSPLDELDSIYSRYAQIARLSKHAGGIGLSYSRIRSRGSLIRGTNGQSNGIVPFLRTLDSSVAAVNQGGRRKGAACVYLETWHADIEEFLELRDSTGEEARRTHNLNLAHWVPDEFMRRVETDGDWSLFSPGDVPELVDLWGAEFDAGYAKAEAAGLAVRSIPARTLYARMMRTLAQTGNGWMTFKDASNRAANQTALPGRTVHSSNLCTEILEVTDDSETAVCNLGSVNLAAHLLPDGEVDWERLDTTVRTAVTFLDRVVDINFYPTPEAGASNSRWRPVGLGVMGLQDVFFRRRLAFDSAEAKALSTRISERIMLAAYETSCDLAERLGRHEAYAETRAARGELHIDHFETAPTWADRWDALRARIAVTGLRNSLLLAIAPTATIASIAGVYECIEPQVSNLFKRETLSGEFLQVNPYLVADLKARGLWTAAARESLREANGSALEIPGLPEELASLYRTAWELPQRALIDLAAARMPYLDQSQSLNLFLASPTIGKLSSMYAYAWKVGLKTTYYLRSRPATRIARAAAAAPVAAAAPLPIAEDEAVIACSLENPESCEACQ from the coding sequence CTGCCCCAGCAGGCAGGTGGACCCGGTGCCCCCGGAACCGCCGACGGCCCCGGGGCCGCCCTGCTGCGTACCCTCACCGAGCGCTCCGTCGACCTGACCGAGGTCGACCCCGGCCGGGTCGCCGCCGCCGCCCTGCGCGGGCGCAGCGGCTCCGCCGACTACGCAGAGTTGCGAGGGCTGGCCACCGAGGCCGCCGCCGCGCTGATCGCCGAGGACCCGCAGTACTCGCGGCTCGCCGCCCGGCTGCTGGCCGAGGAGATCCGCGAGGAGGCGAGCGGCCAGGGCGCCACCTGCTTCGCCGCCTCGGTCACCGTCGGCCACCGGGAGGGCCTGATCGGCGACGCGACCGCCGAGTTCGTCACCGCCCACGCCGACGCCCTGGACGCGGTGATCGACTTCACCGCCGACGACCGCTTCGAGTACTTCGGCCTGCGCACGGTCTACTCCCGCTACCTGCTGCGCCACCCGATCACCCGTCAGGTGATCGAGACCCCGCAGCACTTCCTGCTCCGCGTGGCCTGCGGCCTGCAGATCGGCGGCGACACCGGGTCCGTGGCCGAGGTGGCGGAGCTCTACCGGCTGATGAGCCGGCTGGAGTACCTGCCCTCCTCGCCGACCCTGTTCAACTCCGGCACCCGGCACCCGCAGATGTCCTCCTGCTACCTGCTGGACTCGCCGCTGGACGAGCTGGACTCGATCTACAGCCGCTACGCCCAGATCGCCCGGCTGAGCAAGCACGCCGGCGGCATCGGCCTCTCCTACAGCCGGATCCGCTCCCGCGGCAGCCTGATCCGGGGGACCAACGGCCAGTCCAACGGCATCGTGCCGTTCCTGCGGACGCTGGACTCCTCGGTCGCGGCGGTCAACCAGGGCGGCCGGCGCAAGGGCGCGGCCTGCGTCTACCTGGAGACCTGGCACGCGGACATCGAGGAGTTCCTGGAGCTCCGCGACAGCACCGGCGAGGAGGCCCGGCGCACCCACAACCTGAACCTGGCGCACTGGGTCCCGGACGAGTTCATGCGCCGGGTCGAGACCGACGGCGACTGGTCGCTGTTCTCCCCCGGCGACGTCCCGGAGCTGGTGGACCTGTGGGGCGCCGAGTTCGACGCCGGCTACGCCAAGGCCGAGGCGGCCGGCCTGGCCGTGCGCAGCATCCCGGCGCGCACCCTGTACGCCCGGATGATGCGCACCCTGGCGCAGACCGGCAACGGCTGGATGACCTTCAAGGACGCCTCCAACCGCGCCGCCAACCAGACCGCGCTGCCCGGCCGCACCGTCCACTCCTCCAACCTCTGCACCGAGATCCTGGAGGTCACGGACGACTCCGAGACCGCCGTCTGCAACCTCGGCTCGGTCAACCTGGCCGCCCACCTGCTGCCGGACGGCGAGGTCGACTGGGAGCGGCTGGACACCACCGTCCGCACCGCGGTGACCTTCCTGGACCGGGTGGTGGACATCAACTTCTACCCGACCCCCGAGGCCGGCGCCTCCAACTCCCGCTGGCGGCCGGTCGGCCTGGGCGTGATGGGCCTCCAGGACGTCTTCTTCCGGCGCCGGCTGGCCTTCGACTCGGCCGAGGCCAAGGCGCTGTCCACCCGGATCTCCGAGCGGATCATGCTGGCCGCCTACGAGACCAGCTGCGACCTGGCCGAGCGGCTCGGTCGGCACGAGGCCTACGCGGAGACCCGCGCCGCCCGCGGCGAGCTCCACATCGACCACTTCGAGACCGCCCCCACCTGGGCCGACCGCTGGGACGCGCTGCGCGCCCGGATCGCGGTGACCGGGCTGCGCAACTCGCTGCTGCTGGCCATCGCCCCGACCGCGACCATCGCCTCGATCGCCGGCGTCTACGAGTGCATCGAGCCGCAGGTCTCCAACCTGTTCAAGCGGGAGACCCTCAGCGGCGAGTTCCTGCAGGTCAACCCGTACCTGGTGGCGGACCTCAAGGCGCGCGGGCTGTGGACCGCCGCCGCCCGCGAGTCGCTGCGCGAGGCCAACGGCTCGGCGCTGGAGATCCCGGGCCTGCCGGAGGAGCTGGCCTCGCTCTACCGCACCGCCTGGGAGCTGCCGCAGCGCGCGCTGATCGACCTGGCCGCCGCCCGGATGCCCTACCTGGACCAGAGCCAGTCGCTGAACCTGTTCCTGGCCTCGCCCACCATCGGCAAGCTCAGCTCGATGTACGCGTACGCCTGGAAGGTCGGTCTGAAGACCACGTACTACCTGCGGTCGCGTCCGGCCACCCGGATCGCCCGCGCCGCCGCGGCGGCCCCGGTCGCCGCCGCCGCACCCCTTCCGATCGCCGAGGACGAGGCTGTCATCGCCTGCTCCCTGGAGAACCCCGAGTCCTGCGAGGCCTGCCAGTAA